Part of the Notamacropus eugenii isolate mMacEug1 chromosome 5, mMacEug1.pri_v2, whole genome shotgun sequence genome is shown below.
tgcttgaaactcctctatttcattaaatattctcttttccccctgaaatattatactcaattttgctgagtaagttatgctcggttgtaatcctagttcctttgccctctggaataccatattccaagccctccattcctttaatgtggaaactgctaaatcttgtgtgatcctgattgtggctccataaaatttgaattttttctttccggctgcttgaaatattttctttctgaccTGTAAGCTCCGGaacttgggaattttcatttggggatctctttcaggaagtgatcagtttTATTCGTCAATTTCAattttaccttctggatctaCATTATTAGAGCagctttccttaataatttcttaaaatatgtctaggcttttttttatcttggcttccatgtagtccaataattcttaaattatatctcctggatttatttttcaagtcagctgtttttcccaaaagatagttcacattttcttctagtttttcattcttttgatcttgTTGTATTGTTTCTTGAAATTTCATGGAatcatttgcttccatttgtctaattctaattttaaggaatttttctcttcagtgaatttttgtaactcttccatttctccagttcttcttttaaagaagtctttttcttcagtgagtttttttaaccccccccccccttcccatttggcctattctactTTTAAAGAAGTTGTTTTaatcaatgaatttttgtgcctcttttgcaaTTAggacaattcttttatttttttaattttcttcattattttttgttcttcttttaccaaaccattaattctcttttcataattttattgtattgctctcatttcttttcctaattttcccccTACCACTctaatctctttctttaacttttctaggaattcttgttgaccTTGGATCCAATTAGcacttttttctttgaggctttgcttgtggCTATTTTCATATTCTTGCCTTCTTTTAAGTTTCTGCTTTGGTCTTCTCTTCCACTGAAGTAGCTTTTTATTCATGGTCAAgttgtggttttttgttttattttgctgctgttttctcattttccctttgaACTTGTTGAACTTGTTCCCTGATGaacttctcatttcctttgaattttattttaaagttgagctctgaccaccttggggtggggaggtgccaggcctagaggcctgagggctacccgagtcttcccttacctctaccagaggtcttcggttggccaaaccggatgcttgtatgagagaaaggacgttccagagtcgaacaagggttgagctttatttcagggtctagttacaagtgcaggggaattcttccttaggagggagcgaagaatctcccaaggaggcaaagatcttacaataagagattggaagtagaagtataagtggggagagagggggaggggagagaagagagaggaaaaacggagccttgttgtcctgtccgctccacgcccctccgcccaagagaactttcaggctttcctgatcctacttaaaccctccagcagcatagtttgcatctgaataccgtgctgttagataacaatagtgtgcccagatccgggacaatctcgagggcggggagagctctctcccatcacgtttctcacgggaagaggtggaaatacacgagatagctcggttcacctcgattcccagccgtttcctggggggtctcgtgagaactctaagatttagaagttcccacctttacccgcccgagactgtccaccaggcactatgccaagcttcagactttttcatgctgctgttttcagagttagttctcaGGGTCTCCaatttttcagtgcttccaagttAGTGATATCCTGGGAGATGTGTGGTTATGCTCTCCTTGTATAGGCTCTGGTCTTTATCCAAAAGGGCTGCTCCCCTGCAGCCCCAAGTACTGGTACTCATGTTGGCCCTAGAACTATGAACAGGTCCTCTGTTCTCCTCAGCTGAAGTGCCAGTGCTCCTCTGGAACTGTGCTCTGGTTCTGGAACTGTTCCTGCTCCTTGTGACTGATCACAAGAGCTTCTCTCTAGCcctggaactgagacccagaattACATATGGTTAATAAAATTGCCAATCAGTACCAGCTGCAATTAGGGCCATCAcaaggtcccctgtaatctctttatAACCAGTTGCCTGACCCCATTACCATCTCTGGGTTGAGAGCTCCCAAAGTTGCTGCTTTTGCTGTTAAGGTTGTGGTCACCTCCAAGACTGTACCCACCCCAATGTTGCGGACTTCTCCTTTGGGTCTCCTAAGTTATCTTAGGCTAGAAAAAGCTTCTTTCTCACCTTTTGTTGTGTCACTCTGCAAtttgatttggggtttttttttaaagttggagaagaatattgggagagttcagcAGGCCTGTGCTTCACCATCTTGACATAATTTCTTTTCAACATCCTAACCaaattgactttctttttaaaatagcattttattttttctaattatgcaCAAAAGCAAATTGAAAACAGACTTTTTAGATTTTCTTTAtacataacattccatctctcatctacATTTCTTTGTACAGACTGCCCCCTCCCCAAGCCTGGAAAGCATTCATCTCTCACCCCCACCTCTTAGCAACCCTGGCTTCTTAAAAGTTCTCAcatgagatctttcctgattccctcagttGCTACTGCCTctcctcaacaacaacaaaaaattgttttgcatttattttgtatgtactctATGTTTATGTGCCTCCTATAATAAAATTCAAGCTATTCTGGGAAGCAgaaagtgttttatgttttttttatcCCCAACATTTAACACATTGGCAAGTCCCCTCATTtccatgggcttcagtttccacatctgtaaaataaaaatgttgaactgaaatgatttctaaagttccagttctaattaaatgtattttgtattttatgatacaaaattttaaactataagcttcttgagagcagggattatcttttacctttctttgtatccctagagcttagcatagtgcctggcacatagtaggcactttctaaatgtttcttgactaacTAGTAAATAAGGGGGACATTTTCTCCTGGGTAGCTCTTAGTGGTTCAGAGGGAAGAATTTTAATGAGTAGAAATATAGATTAATTAACAAATGATGTATGTGCACATGTCTATATACACAGAAATTGTAAGGCTGATTTCTATAATTCATCTAAGAATATGTCTCATTATTTTATAGCCATAGCAAGTATGTATATCTATAAATACAGATGTGTATACATCTAAgtgcacatatatttgtatttctaataGGGAATTAGACAAAAAGCTCTGTGTAACAGATGTGGAATTTGTGTAATGGGACACCAGTGATTTAGTTATCTGtatgcctatatgtatatatgaacacatgTTTATGTGCATGAATATTTATGTTAATTTTAAAGGATATTGAACTATACTCCTGATATGGAATATTCTGATGTGGAGGAAGCCATCCAAAAGGCTCTGGAAATGTGGAGTAAGGTGACCCCACTAACATTCACCAGAATTTCCAAAGGCACTGCTGACATCATGGTTGCTTTTAGGACCAGAGGTACAGTTACAATATGACTGAGTAATAAATCAGGGTGTTTTCATCTTGGGTTGTATGAATTAGCTGAGACTTGTCCTACTTGGCCCCAGAGTGAAGAATAGTGAGTAATGGGTGGCAAAACTTTCTCTAATAATTAGATTCTCAAAGTGAAATGGGATGCCTTGAGAGGTAGAGAGTTCCCTGTCACCAGAGGTTTGCAAGGAAAGGTTATCTGACCACTTTTTAGGAAAATTACAGAGGGGATCCTTCATAGATGTGTTCTAACAttgaaattctgagattctgtaaatagctctttcaaatatattctcattcaaagaagataatatttgtaaaatgctttgtaaatctaaaATCCTGTATAAATGTTAGTCTATTATTAGTTGCTATTATTGCTATTAATATATTCATTAATGTTGcattattatatttatgttatatttataCTAGTTTTAATATATTAGATCaacaatatatttatattgtatatgattattatattacataCAATGTATtagataataatatataaaatatacaatacaatgatattttatattatataataatacgcatattatataataatataatttgtatTACTGTTATTAATTTTACAGTCCATGGTAAATGCCCTCGGCATTTTGATGGTCCACTGGGAGTCCTGGGCCATGCTTTTCCTCCTGGCTGGGGAATTGGTGGAGATACCCACTTTGATGAGGATGAACATTGGACCAAAGATTCAAGTGGTGAGTTCTAAGATTTTTAATAGCCagtatttctttttaaggaattactttaaATCAGCCTAGGAGTAGATTACATAAtagtcctagaatcaggaagacaggagttcaaatcttgtgTCAGACATTAGCtctatgtccctgggcaagtgacttaaactctgtctggctcagtttcctcaactgtgaaatggggattgtaatagcacctacttcacaatgCTGTTCTCAGGttgaaatgaggtaatatttgtaaagtacttagcacagtgtcttgaatatagtaagtacttaaaaaatgctaATTCCCTCTGTCCACCCCAATTTCTTcagctacaaaatgggaataatacttatATCTCAGTCTTgttctgaggctcaaatgagataatatttgtgaattgcttaacataatgcctgactcatggtagatatttaataagtacttatgtccttccttccttccttccttccttccttcttcccttctttttttccttccccctcccttctttcttttctttctgtctctcctgccctccttttctttcttcttcccttctttcctccctcccaccatactttcctggcttcctcccttgctttcttctttccttcctttcttccccatcccACCAAAATAGTAGCTTGCCAATAACAGTTTTTCTCCAAGCTCTTAAGGTTTCCTCAAGACCCTAGCCTCTACATAGCACAATATCACCAAGTACAAATACCAACTTTATtagtagaaaataaataaaaacaagagcTGTCTCCACATTGTGCACTTACAGGACTGGTTATCCTGCATATAGAGAACAGTTCTTTCTTTAGACAGATAGAGATACAGatggagatagagatagagatagagatagagatagagatagagatagagatagagatagagatagagatagagatagatgtgTGTACTTCAATGCCTACCATGGACAGAGATTTCCAATCTTCTTTAGTCCTCACACCCTTAGGCATCCAAGTAATCTTGTGAACCCTTGTTTGCCGTACACCTACATAAGTAGAAGATCAAATATTTTCGAGAACCATATATTCTCCATAGCTCTTGACAAGCTTCTAGTATGTCCTGTGGGTAAATGCATAAATGACTGGGAACACTTGACCTATTACATGCAAAGCACTAGATGAGTACTATGCAAAATAACAGCCTATACAACACAATACAATACATTGCTTTGAGAGGCTTCATGTCTAGTAACAAAGGTAAAGAaggcacacaaacacatataataCAAGTGAGGGTAACTGTAAGAGTGGTGCAGTGTACAGTgttggacttggtgtcaggaagtcctgaattcaaagaCTGATTCAAACACTGTATCTGACTTCaatcagcctcaatttctccatgtgtaaaatagggataataatagcatattgtaaatattgtaaagatcaaatgggaCAATCAAAtgcttaaagcactgtataaatattaactatttcaATGATTTTTATTACAAAATATGATATGCTGTGGAAGTGCTGTGAACAAGAAGGAGGGATAATTCCTAGCTAGGGAGGATCAGTGAATGTGTCTTGGAAAAGATGACATTTAAGCCAAGATTTGAAGgacagataaatttctatatctgGCCATTGTGGGGAGGACATTTCACTAAGATCAGTCAGTCACTTAAgagtcaacaacatttattaagtgccaagcattgtgctaagcactggagatacaaagaaaggcaaaagatagtctaacaggggagagaaaatacaaaagaaaaaaactatatgcatatgcaaaatatatacaggatcaTTTGGTGAGACGTACCACAGGAAAGAAAATACCATCaagaagaactggaaaagacttcttgaaaaatgaaggatttttGCTGAAACTTGCATAAAACTAAGGAAAGCaggagataaagatgaaaaggaagagtGTTCTAGGCATGAAAGATGGCCAGTGAATTTTCACTGAGttgagatgaagtgtcttgtttgaggaacagcacaGAAGCCAGTCCCTGGACTGAAAAGTATAGGTTGAgatataaagtgtaagaagattgaaaaggtaggaagatttgagttatgaaggactttgaatgccaaaaagatgACTTTGTATCCTGGAGGTGAACAAAAGTGACTCAAGTTTATTGAATGAGGGAGGAGAAGcagtgtgtgtttctgtgtatgtatgtgtgtgacatggtcagaactaaactttaggaagatcaatttgactgCTGAGTGGAGAATGAGCTCAGTTAGGTTGATATTtaaggcagggaaaccaatcagTAAGTTTTTGCAATAGTCCaagagtgaggtgatgagggccttcaGCTGAGTGGTGGTGGTGCCAGTGGAGAAAACAGGATTTACACACAAGATGTTACAGAGGTAAAATCCACAGAATGATAGGCATGAacagaatgggaataaaaatgccAATTAAGAAATTGcttgatagaaaagaaaatgggctgGTCCTATGGCAAGAACAATGGACAACAGATTGACAGAAAATGTTCCACTGGTATTCTCAGGTTATCAGAAGAAAGTGGTGAGGGACTCTGATCCACTGGCAAACTTATGGAAGGATATGGACAAAAGGCACATAATCATAGGCAGATATAGCTGGGTTATAATTATGAGTGAATGGTTCTGagtttcccaaacttatttgacttCATCCTTTTCAAAAACAATTACTTAGCAcctccctggaaatctactttctttagccctttaacattttttttaaaatttacatcatTTCAAACTACTATCACCACCCCACTACCCCATCATCAATCCAGCATCCCCTAGGAGCAATATCGCCCTTTTTGGCAAACTATGGAAATCAATGAGTTTATAAATCCACATGACTATTTGAGTGGTGCTATCAGCAGCATCTTCAAAGATACAGGATAGTAGTCTACAGTCCTAACAGTAAATAATTGTTGGTTGTCTTCCTAGCATAGCAATCATAGGGATCTCTGAAACTCCCTTGGGCagaaacataaggaaaaattttATTTGGGACAGTTCAGTTAGAGGAGGGGTGAGACCTTTCGCTGCTTctagaatgtgatgagaggatGATGAGCAGTTGCGGTGGTCTAAGGAGTTTCTCTCTCAGGCTACAGACCCTGAAGGAGAGGAAATATATGATCCTCAGGCTTCCTTTTTTTATCTAATCCTTGTTAATCAGGTGCTTCATAGCTGTTTGTACACAAGAGTACAAGTGCTGTCAAACATCTTTTCCATTTCAGTCCTTGGGGCAAAAGACTAACAACCCCACCTACCCTATATAGGATTTGTATTTACATAATGATTTGAGTGTTTTAtccccctttagattgtgagatccttcAGAGAAAAGGCTGTTTTGGCCATTCTTTGTCTTCATGCTGCTtggtacagtacctggcatatagtagaaaAACAGGCAGCTCTTAATAAgcacttgttgactgactggctaatcgcctctttctttccttcctcttttttttttttaaggattcaaCTTGTTTCTTGTAGCTGCTCATGAGTTTGGCCATTCCCTGGGCCTCTCCCATTCCAATGATCCAAGTGCCTTGATGTTCCCAAATTATGCCTTCATTGATCCCAGCAAATCTCCCCTTTCTCAGGATGATATCAAGGGCATTCAGGCCATCTATGGTAAGTGGAGTTCTAGACTTTGCACAAAGGTGTTGAACAAGAAGACTTTCAGAAAGGAAATTAGGTAAatcatttcttaaatttttttcataaaaaaactCCCATTGTGCAAGCCTCATCTGTACTCATGTTATTTCCTCACATTCTTGTCATTCATTATGGCTGTTTCAAATGTCTTGCTCTTTCACTGAAGGATCCTCATCTAAGGTACCTGCTAAGCCAAAAAGACCCACTATCCCCCAAGCTTGTGACCCTAATTTGACTTTCGATGCTGTCACCACCTTCCGCAGAGAAGTAATGTTCTTTAAAGACAGGTAAACCATTTTTCTCTCAACAAGGTCTCTTCCTCTTCTGGAATTTGCTgtctttaaatgaatttttgttttattgaatacCCACCATGCCAAAGGGTGAAGTGTCTATTTGAAACAATTATTTTACAGGATACTGCACAAGTCTTTAAATCTGGTCCTAGAACACTATATTCTGTGGTAGGGACTTGTGCCATATTGAATTAGGCTTTGATCAACCATAGTAGCTCAGTTTTGTTCTTTATGTAATTTCTGCATTTGTCAAAAGACTCCTAATTTTTAGTGTTCAAGTAGACCCAGGAGAACTACCTGGATAACTAGATTAGAGAACTTTCCTGGTTTGGATGACAGGCAGATTAGACAACCTCCAAAGTACCTTCAAAAGTTAAGACAGACTCTAGcattctgtggtggcaaagaagacATTTTTCATTCCAACAAATGCCAGAGCTGAAAGGGCCATCCCAGAATGCCAACCCTAAGCAACCCCTAGACCTTATGTTCCTAGagttgtggtcctgtctgagaaATTCCTTCACTAGTAGACACTCTTTAGAGAGTCCATAAGGAACACAATCTCTTCTGACCGGtccacagaaataaaaataagttcatTTCCCTTTAGGATTCCTAACTGAGGGTAGTTTCAATGCTATTGCACCTATTAGAGATACACAAGAGATTCTTATAAATTATGATGGTGGTGATTATGGACACTTACATGCATCTCATTGCCATCAACATCTATGCTCTATATACGTATAAGATTGTTTTGTGTCTGAAACAGGCATTTGTGGAGAATTTATTATGAAGTCTCAGAAGTTGAATTTGaattaatctcttcattttggcCATCTCTGCCAGATGGTATTCAAGCTGCATATGAAAATGACAGGGATGAAACTGTGATTTTTAAAGGTAACTCCTTTCATTATATCTCTCTGTCATTTGTGGCTaatttaaatattaggaaaacagaTATCACCATTGATCCAGAATTAAAGTGCTTCCCTATTATAAAGTCAAAACACACCACACACTGTGctaattactttacaaatatctcatttaatcttcacaacaaccctagggggttattatcccatttttaagCTGATGAAAGAAGTTTATGTagcttgtccagggccacacagctgctgctgaggtcatatttgaaatcagatctctctgactctaaacccagtgctctattcatggAACCACTGATTTGCCCTCACTTTGAGCTTAGCTTCTTAatcataaagaaaattataacaaGTACATCATAAGGTATCTccaatatgtgcatgtatgtatttctGAGATGACAGCTGAAATACAGTGTGAAGAGCAtttgacttggaatcagaagacctgactttgaTTTTGTCTCTGTCACTCAATTgctaagtgaccttggacaagacccTTGACTTCTCATTCTCTCAGTTTCTAAACCTGTAAAATGTGGTGGTAATATTTGTACTAACTATCTCAAAGGACTATGCTGAAGAGTATAAGACAACGTGCATATGTTAAAGTTGTATCTACAAATATCAGGTCTTTTGTATACAGCTCTGAAATTAAATATCAACATACCTACGACCTGTGTGAGTATCATAAGAACTGAGACCTTTTcctaaaaaatattaatagcatgCATTTCCCCTCCATGCTGTTTGGCTTTTATTTGGCTTCCAATAAGAATACACATCTTTAGTGGTACTTTGGATATGCTCAGACTAATGTGGCTATTTTGACTTCTACAACTAGTCAAAGTTGACCATGCAAATCAAAGTATTTTCCCTAGGTAAACATAGCCTCAAGGTATTTTCTAGAGGTAGATGCTTATCTCCCTAAATCTACTGATTTGATAAGCAGAAGGAGAAGGTTGGATATGaagggaataaaataaataattatgttGGTGTGCAGAATTGACCTTGTGATCTAAAGATTTTTCATGACTCTTAAGACAATTATTTTTCACCCTGAGAACAAGATATTCAAAGATTATCTCTTTTTCTCACTCTAGATGCAAATTTCTGGATGATCAATTCATATACCATTCTGCCAGGTTATCCCAAGCCCATCTATGACCTTGGCTTTTCAAGGCGCACAAAAAAGATAGATGCTGCTCTCTTCAACAAGAGGACAAGAAAAACTTATTTCTTTGTTGAAGATAAGTACTGGAGGTAAAAGCAGAATGCACTGTTCTTTGTTTATCCTAGAGTGAAAAGTGCCCATAGAGCTTCTAGGTCCTTAGAGAGGAAGCAAGATATTTCAGTATTGGCTTATATTCTTTGTAGTGCATGTTTTGATCAAAAGAAATTTTGCTGTCAGCATCTTTTGGGGCACATGCCATGTACCAATTACAAATATCTAGATCAGAAGGCACCTCAGGGTCCACCTAGTTCAATCCACTCCTGAATTAGAAGACCCTCTCAAAGAAACCCAACAAACGGTGAACCAAACTCTCCTTGAAGAAGAACCTAGTATCTTCTGCAGCAACCTATTCTACCTCACTCACATTAGCTTCAATTGTTAGGAACTGTTTCCCTTAAATAAATTCTAAGTTTTTCTCTTTGAAACTTCTAGttcttgcttaatttttttattgcagATATGATGAAATAAGTCAATCCATGGAAAAAGGCTACCCTAGACGGATAGCAGGACTCTTTCCAGGAATTGGTCTCCCAGTTGATGCTGCATTCCAGTATAAGAGTAAGTAGAAATGCCAAGCAGTTAGGATAGATGGGAAATAGAACTATTCTAAATGAGTAAAAGTATGAATCCTTCTTAAAAATATGTACTTTCATGGCTTTCAAGAATTTGCCATAGACAAGAGAAACAGGTGATTTTGGTATCTTTGATGCTAAGGGAAGGATATCCAGTATATGAGAATAGACAATGGAATCAAATGCTACCAAGAAGTCAAGGAGtatgagaaatgggaaaaaaggcCACCAGATATAAAATTTAGGAAGTCATTGGTGGCTTGCGTAAACACAGATTCACTAAAATAGTGTGGTAAAAAAGGGCATCATAAGGGAGGATAAGCTAAGAATAGTGAGGAAGTAAAACCATTGTATATAAGCAACATTCTGAATAAATCACtattaaaagggaaaagagagatgaCATAATCATTGAATGGAGTAGAAAGGTCAAGGGAAGGCTTTATTTTTTTGAGAGTAGTTCACCCTCTCTCCCCTAGACTGGAATTTCAGTAGCCACTCATGCCAATTCTACTGTTGATTGGCACAGAAGCATTGACCTTCTCCATTTCCAGAATGGGCCCAATCTTCACTTCCTTGACCAGCCTGGTAGCCCTTCTGCTCCTACAGGCTCATCATCATGAAGCTGGAGTTAGTAAGGATGCACATTTGGCTTTAGCTTTACTATATCTCAAAACTCCTCAGCTCAAGCAATACACTGACCCCAACCACCTCAGTAGCAGGGCATATACATAGGTACATGGCATGACACTCAgttaagaaaaaacttttttggaTATGGGAGATATGATTATTTTTGTTGGAGTATGGTAAGGAACCACTggtgaaaaagaaattgacaatgcttaaaatagaaataataataataacaagagtAGTACTGGAAGAAGTAACAGCAGCACAGCAGAAGCACCAACACATAAGAATTATGTAGTAATGTCACTGAAGAAGACAATGTTGAGAGGAGTGATTTGACTAGGCCAACATAGAACAAGGGAATTCCAAACTGAAGGTGATTCAATCTTGAAACTAATGGGAGGGATCGCTTTATAAGAGGACAAGatttgaaaagaatagaaaaaaatcacagaaaaatttaataatcacTCCAAAGTGATTGAAACTGCTGTAACACCTACCTACCCAcatgttttattttcccttctttatacAATTCTTATGACAATAATCTTCAACTAGAGAATCCTTTCACAACTGATTCTCTTCAATAAGTCATGGCTTCATAGTCATTCATCTGACTGCAAGTTGCAGAGAACAAGATCCTCCCTGCACTTagtatttgtaattatttttaaaaaaatctttgactCAGTAGAACAAAAGGCAACCTTAGAAGCTCTCCTCCAACAAGGAGTCTTTTGTGCCCACATTAAGATTATATAAACTTTCCTGATAAGTGAAACTATAGAGATAAAAGTTTCAGTGACTTTGATTGTTACTGTCAAGTAGGGTAAAAAATAAGGAGACATATCCTTATAAGTTGTTCCTCACTATCATGGAGGATGCCCTGCTCACGATACAAATAGAGGAAAGATTCTCCAATGATTCTGTTTGCAGAGGATAGTgtttgattacatcaaactccGAAAGACTGCAGGGTCTCTTCAAAGAGATCCCAAGATTATTTAAAAGAGTTTGGTCTAA
Proteins encoded:
- the MMP27 gene encoding matrix metalloproteinase-27 — translated: MKILSLLFLFSLASSSAFPADPKMEHEESRQLAQAYLGQFYTLETEGSHLIQNKSNVPLDGKLREMQAFFGLTVTGRLDSNTLEIMKQPRCGMPDVGQYGYILPGWRKHNLTYRILNYTPDMEYSDVEEAIQKALEMWSKVTPLTFTRISKGTADIMVAFRTRVHGKCPRHFDGPLGVLGHAFPPGWGIGGDTHFDEDEHWTKDSSGFNLFLVAAHEFGHSLGLSHSNDPSALMFPNYAFIDPSKSPLSQDDIKGIQAIYGSSSKVPAKPKRPTIPQACDPNLTFDAVTTFRREVMFFKDRHLWRIYYEVSEVEFELISSFWPSLPDGIQAAYENDRDETVIFKDANFWMINSYTILPGYPKPIYDLGFSRRTKKIDAALFNKRTRKTYFFVEDKYWRYDEISQSMEKGYPRRIAGLFPGIGLPVDAAFQYKRFFYFFSGTKQFEFNPVTKNVTRVLKANSWFKCQKTLNSSPYGFSQEKNSNSKSVQVISQQSFILLIYCIAYLLTEIYKR